ACCACAGCAATCCCATGGGTGCCCGGATGAGCGACGAGCGCAAACAACAGCTGGTTTCCATGCTGGCGGCCGCCGGGGTGCCGTTGATTGAAGACGATATCTACGGCGACCTTTTCCATACCGGCGAGCGCCCGCGCCCGGCCAAGGCCTTTGACCAGGCCGACAACGTGATTTACTGCAGCTCCTTCTCCAAAACCATCTCGCCGGGCCTTCGGCTTGGCTGGATGATCCCTGGCCGACATATGGCCGCCGCCCGGCAGCACAAGTATTTCGTGAATCTGGCGACATCGACCATCCCGCAACTGGCGGTGGCCCATTTCCTGGAACAGGGTGGCTATGACCGTTACCTCCGCTCGGCCCGGCAGCACTACAAAGAGTCAACAGACCGGCTTCGCTCGGCCATTGCCAGAACTTTTCCGGAAGGAACAGCGGTGAGCCGGCCCCAGGGCGGATTTGTGCTCTGGGTTCAGCTGCCGGAGGGTGTGTCGGGTACCGAGGTGTATCAACGGGCGCGAAGGGAAAACATCAACGTGGCACCGGGGCGGATGTTCTCCACCGCCAATAAGTTCGACAACTGCCTGCGGCTGAACGGCGGCAATCCCTGGACCGGCCGGATTGAAGCCGCGGTTGATCGGCTGGGCGCCATCGCCCGGGAAGTACAGTCCGGGGTCAGCCCGGACCGGTTCTGAGATTTGCCGGGTTCAGCAGTCCGGCTGCGATGGCAATGCCGGTGACATCCGGCAGCCGCTCGGCGCCCAGGCGTTTCATTACCCGGGCCCGATACAGGTCGATGGTTTTAACGCTGACGTCCAGTTGTTCGGCGATTTCCTTGCTGGTGTAGCCCTGGGCCAGGGGCAGAAAGACATCCCGTTCCCGGCGGGTGAGGGTGCTGATCAGCGCTTCGGTATCGGCATCGGATCGAACGGGTGGCTCGGGTTCGGCGGGTGCCTGCAGCGCCTGCTGCACACTGTCCAGCAGTAGCTGCTCGTTGAAAGGCTTCTCAATAAAGTCGAAGGCGCCGGATTTGAAGGCACGGACCACGATGGGCACGTCGGCGTGGCCGGAGACAAAAATGATCGGAATCTCCAGCCCCCGTTTTTGCAGTTCTTCCTGAACATTCAGCCCGCCAAGGCCGGGCATCCGGATATCCAGAATCACGCAACCGGGGCGTTGGCCTTCCACCGCATCCAGGAATTGCCGGCCATCACTGTAGGCTTTGACTTCAAGCCCGACCGATTCCAGCAGCCATTGGGTGGACTCCAGCATACCGGCATCGTCATCAACAACGTAAACGGTGTTGGCGTTTGACTGGGTGGTACCAGACATCGGGGCTTACTCCTGGGTTGATTTTGGGGTGCATCGGGTGTTGCCGGGGGGGAAGCGGCAGATCAGCGAAAGGCCGCCGGTGTCTGTGCGGGTAGCGTCCAGAAAGCCGCCAAATCCCTCAATGATGGAGCGGCTCATGGACAGCCCAAGTCCCAGCCCCTTGGCCTTGCTGGTGTAGAACGGCTGGAACATCTGGCGGATGCCTTCGTCGTCCAGCCCCGGGCCCTCATCGATGACCTGAATCAGGGTTTCCTGTTGGTCGTTGACGCAGGTGCTGACCACGATCCGGGAGGGGCCTGCACTGTCTTTGCCTGCCCCGGCTTCCACATTGGCCTCGATGCCGTTCCGGATCAGGTTGATCAACACCTGTTCAAGCAACACCGGGTCTGCGGTGATGGTGGGGGAGTCTGCGGCCAGGTTTTCATAGATCCGGACACCGTTCTTCTCCGCTTCCCATTGGCAAAGACGGGCAACCTCGGTAATCACCGAATTCAGGGATACCGGCCCCATACGCTTCTGGCCTTTGCGCAGGAACGCCCGAAGACGTTTGATCACTTCGGAGGCCCGATTGGCGTGGTGCACGATCTTCTGGAGGCCGTCGTCAACTTTCAACAGCTTCTCAGGATGTTTGTCCGCTTCCTTGAGAAAGCGCTGGCTGGCGGATGCGAAATTCACGATCGATGCCAGCGGCTGATTCATCTCATGGGCAATGCTGGAAGCCAGCTCACCCAGGGTGGCCAAGCGGGCAGTGTGGGCCAGTTCATCTGCCAGCAGCCGGTTCTGCTCCTCGGATTCCACCCGTGCGGTGATGTCACGGGATACGCTGATCACCTCCACCACGGCGCCGGTATAGGTCTCCCGGATGGCGCGGCTGGCAATCTCGAACCAGCGGCGGCTTCCGTTGCGGTGAATAATCTCCAGCGTCATGGTGGCGTAGCCGTCTTCCCGCAGCCGGTGGCGGGTCAGGGCCAGTTGCTCGGCCACGTTGTCACCCCGGAATACCTCCTCCAGTGCCTTGCCCCGAAGCTCTTCAGGCCAATAGCCGAGCAGGCGCCAGGACGCCGGGGTTGCATCAATGAAGCGCCCGTCCGGAGCGTGCCGGGATATCAGATCTGTGGTGTTCTCGGTAATCAGCCGGTACAGGCGGTTGGAGCGAACGGCCTCTTCCAGCGAGAGGATATCGTTGGTGGCATCACGGCCCCGAACCAGTACTTCCCCGCTGTCTGGATCCGGAATGAAGCTCCACAGGAAAATATGGTCGGCAAACCGGGATTCCACGTTTTCAATGGCTCGCCCCTGTTCCAGGGCTGATTTAACAAGCGCTGCCGCGTTCACCGGCAAAAGGTGCTCTGGATGGTCCAGTTCTGCGTGTTGGACGAGGGAATCGGCCGCTTGATTACTGGCCAGGGCCTCTAATGTGCGACCGACCACGAGAGTGGGTTGTGGGTCATTGGGGACCAGTTGGCTGAAAACGCGGGCTTTTTTAGGGCTGCTCATAAATTTATAGTAATAATCCTATAATACCATAGTAGAGTTTCTAGTATTTGTTCTATCTTCTACCATTTCGGGCAATCTGGAGTATAGCTGCTTTGGCTATTCTTCTGAATATGCCATAAGAACAACATCTGAGTTAGAGGACCACACCAATGACTTCGATCTTCGACCAGGGCCTTGCGCCCCGGGATGCCAACTACGCAGTTCAGTCCCCCATTGATTTTATCGAGCGCACCGCCAGTGTGTACCCGGATTATCCGGCTATTATCCACGGTGCCATCCGTCGTAACTGGGCCGAAACCTATGACCGTTGCCTGCGTCTGGCCTCTGCCCTGAAAGGCCGTGGTATCGGCCGGGGCGATACCGTGGCGGTGATGCTGCCTAACATTCCGGCCATGGTGGAATGCCACTTTGGTGTGCCCATGATCGGCGCAGTACTGAACACCCTGAACGTGCGCCTGGATGCCGAGGCCATTGCCTTCATGCTGGAGCATGGTGAGGCGAAAGTCGTGATTGCCGACCGCGAATTCGGCCAGGTAGTTAAAGATGCGGTTCGTCACCTTGAGCACAAGCCCCTGGTGATTGATGTAGATGACCCCGAGTACGGTGAGGGCGTTCAGGTCAGTGATCTCGACTACGAAGCCTTCCTGCAGGAGGGCGACCCCGAGTTTCAGTGGAGCTTCCCGGCCGATGAGTGGGATGCCATTTCCCTGAACTACACCTCCGGCACCACGGGTAACCCCAAAGGTGTGGTTTATCACCACCGCGGCGCCTACATCAATGCCCTGGGTAACCAGACTGTTTGGTCCATGGACATGCACCCGGTGTACCTGTGGACCCTGCCGATGTTCCACTGCAACGGCTGGTGTTTCCCCTGGACGATTACCGCCATGGCCGGCACCCACGTGTGCCTGCGCCGGGTAGACCCTGAGAAGATCCTGCAGCTGATCCGTGACCATCAGGTTACTCACATGTGTGGCGCCCCGATTGTTCTGAACGCGCTGCTGAATGCCTCGCCAGAAGCCAAGGCGGGTATTGATCACGAGGTGAAGTCCATGACCGCCGGCGCAGCGCCACCTGCCCAGGTGATTGGCTCCATTGAGGAAATGGGCATCAAGGTGACTCACGTTTACGGTCTGACTGAAGTGTACGGCCCGGTAACCGTGTGTGCCTGGAAGTCGGAATGGGATGAGCTGCCGTTACGTGAGCGTGCCCAGATCAAGGCGCGCCAGGGCGTTCGTTATCACACCCTGGGCGGCACCATGGTGGCTGACCCCAACACCATGCAGCCGGTCCCGAAAGACGGCAAGACCATTGGCGAGATCTTCCTGCGCGGCAACACTGTGATGAAAGGTTACCTGAAGAACCCGAGTGCCACGGAAGAAGCCTTCCGGGGTGGTTGGTTCCACACCGGTGACCTGGCCGTGTGGCACGAAGACGGCTACATGGAAATTAAAGACCGCCTGAAAGACATCATCATCTCCGGTGGTGAGAACATCTCCACCATCGAGGTGGAAGACACCCTTTACCGCCACCCGGCGGTGATGGAAGCGGCGGTGGTTGCCCGGCCGGATGAGAAATGGGGTGAAACGCCCTGTGCCTTCATCACCCTCAAGCCAGAGGCAGGGGATGTGTCTGAAGAAGACATCATCAATTTCTGCCGCGAGCACCTGGCCCGGTTCAAGGTGCCCAAAACCGTGGTCTTCTCGGAGCTGCCGAAAACATCCACCGGCAAGATCCAGAAGTTCGTGCTGCGGGACCAGGCCAAAGATCTGAACTAATCCCCCTGAACGGCGGCATCTTTCGGTGCCGCCACACCTCGTCACAAAAACAACATTGACTGGCACCCTTCACCGGTGTGCCCGGAGGTAATGCAATGCAAATGTTCCACAGAAAAAACGGTGAAGAACAGCCGTTCTGGCCCGCGGGCCCTTTCAAAATCCGTCTGCCGTTCGTCCACTATCGTTGGGAGTTCGCGGAGATGGTCCAGGCCCTGATCATGTTCGTGGTCAGTTTGGCGATGATTCCGCTGCTTGAAACCTATCTCGGCGTACCCTATGAGGTGGCCCTGGCTTATGTCGTTATCTGCGGTATTGGCTTTATGCTGCCGGCGCTGCTGGGCGTGCCACTGGTTCCCGGCTGGATAACCCCGGGTATTCCTGTGGTGCTGCTGTTCCTCTCGGACTACGAGCCTGGCCCTGAGGCCATTCAGGCGCTGTTCGCCCTGCAGTTCCTGGTGTTCCTGATCTTCCTGATTCTGGGGGTTACCCGCCTGGGCAGCAAACTGGTTGAGTGGATTCCGCGCTCCATGAAAGGCGGTATCATTATCGGTGCGGGTATTGCTGCCCTGATGGGCGAGATCGAAGCTGGTGGCCGTCTGGCCAACACGCCAATCTCCCTGATTGTCGGCGGCCTGGTGTGTCTCTACCTGATGTTCTCGGTGTCCTTCAAGGGCTTCGTCGACAAGAGCAATATTGCCCGCAAGATTGCCAACTACGGCATGGTACCGGGCATGGTAGTGGCAATCCTGGTTGGTTTTGCCACTGGTGAATACGCAGTACCGGATGTGCAGTGGGGCATCACCAAGCCGGCCTTTGACCAGCTGTGGAACTACCTGCCGTTTACCGTAGGTTTCCCGGATCTGAATATCTTCCTGTATGCGATCCCGACCGCAGTCATCGCTTACGTGATTGCCTTCGGCGATATCGTGGTGGGTCAGTCTCTGATGAATCGTGTCGACCATCTGCGTAAAGACGAAGACATCGACAACAGCATTGACCGTGTTCACCTGGTAACCGCTATCCGTAACGGTGGCCACGCTTTCTTTGCGCCGTACCCTGGCCTTGCTGGCCCAATCTGGACAGCGGTCACCGCCACCATGGCCGAACGCTACAAGTATGGCCGTAACGCCATGGACTCCATCTACAGCGGTGGTGGGACTTTCTGGATTACCGGCTTTATTGCCCTGTTTGTCCTGCCGCTGGTGAGCTTCTTCCAGCCAGTACTGCCAATTGCGCTGTCGCTGACCCTGCTGCTGACCGGTTACATCTGTTTGATGGTGGGCCTGGAGCAGCTGGAGAACAACACCGAGCGAGGCATTGCCGGCACCATGGGTGTGGTCCTTGCGGTGTACGGTGCGGG
The window above is part of the Marinobacter sp. THAF197a genome. Proteins encoded here:
- a CDS encoding solute carrier family 23 protein — protein: MQMFHRKNGEEQPFWPAGPFKIRLPFVHYRWEFAEMVQALIMFVVSLAMIPLLETYLGVPYEVALAYVVICGIGFMLPALLGVPLVPGWITPGIPVVLLFLSDYEPGPEAIQALFALQFLVFLIFLILGVTRLGSKLVEWIPRSMKGGIIIGAGIAALMGEIEAGGRLANTPISLIVGGLVCLYLMFSVSFKGFVDKSNIARKIANYGMVPGMVVAILVGFATGEYAVPDVQWGITKPAFDQLWNYLPFTVGFPDLNIFLYAIPTAVIAYVIAFGDIVVGQSLMNRVDHLRKDEDIDNSIDRVHLVTAIRNGGHAFFAPYPGLAGPIWTAVTATMAERYKYGRNAMDSIYSGGGTFWITGFIALFVLPLVSFFQPVLPIALSLTLLLTGYICLMVGLEQLENNTERGIAGTMGVVLAVYGAGWGLATGAILYYLIERTHLLKFTSDPEAPGAEKSE
- a CDS encoding response regulator transcription factor, which gives rise to MSGTTQSNANTVYVVDDDAGMLESTQWLLESVGLEVKAYSDGRQFLDAVEGQRPGCVILDIRMPGLGGLNVQEELQKRGLEIPIIFVSGHADVPIVVRAFKSGAFDFIEKPFNEQLLLDSVQQALQAPAEPEPPVRSDADTEALISTLTRRERDVFLPLAQGYTSKEIAEQLDVSVKTIDLYRARVMKRLGAERLPDVTGIAIAAGLLNPANLRTGPG
- a CDS encoding sensor histidine kinase codes for the protein MSSPKKARVFSQLVPNDPQPTLVVGRTLEALASNQAADSLVQHAELDHPEHLLPVNAAALVKSALEQGRAIENVESRFADHIFLWSFIPDPDSGEVLVRGRDATNDILSLEEAVRSNRLYRLITENTTDLISRHAPDGRFIDATPASWRLLGYWPEELRGKALEEVFRGDNVAEQLALTRHRLREDGYATMTLEIIHRNGSRRWFEIASRAIRETYTGAVVEVISVSRDITARVESEEQNRLLADELAHTARLATLGELASSIAHEMNQPLASIVNFASASQRFLKEADKHPEKLLKVDDGLQKIVHHANRASEVIKRLRAFLRKGQKRMGPVSLNSVITEVARLCQWEAEKNGVRIYENLAADSPTITADPVLLEQVLINLIRNGIEANVEAGAGKDSAGPSRIVVSTCVNDQQETLIQVIDEGPGLDDEGIRQMFQPFYTSKAKGLGLGLSMSRSIIEGFGGFLDATRTDTGGLSLICRFPPGNTRCTPKSTQE
- a CDS encoding acyl-CoA synthetase — translated: MTSIFDQGLAPRDANYAVQSPIDFIERTASVYPDYPAIIHGAIRRNWAETYDRCLRLASALKGRGIGRGDTVAVMLPNIPAMVECHFGVPMIGAVLNTLNVRLDAEAIAFMLEHGEAKVVIADREFGQVVKDAVRHLEHKPLVIDVDDPEYGEGVQVSDLDYEAFLQEGDPEFQWSFPADEWDAISLNYTSGTTGNPKGVVYHHRGAYINALGNQTVWSMDMHPVYLWTLPMFHCNGWCFPWTITAMAGTHVCLRRVDPEKILQLIRDHQVTHMCGAPIVLNALLNASPEAKAGIDHEVKSMTAGAAPPAQVIGSIEEMGIKVTHVYGLTEVYGPVTVCAWKSEWDELPLRERAQIKARQGVRYHTLGGTMVADPNTMQPVPKDGKTIGEIFLRGNTVMKGYLKNPSATEEAFRGGWFHTGDLAVWHEDGYMEIKDRLKDIIISGGENISTIEVEDTLYRHPAVMEAAVVARPDEKWGETPCAFITLKPEAGDVSEEDIINFCREHLARFKVPKTVVFSELPKTSTGKIQKFVLRDQAKDLN